From one Eucalyptus grandis isolate ANBG69807.140 chromosome 9, ASM1654582v1, whole genome shotgun sequence genomic stretch:
- the LOC104418362 gene encoding protein BRICK 1 — translation MARAGGITNAVNVGIAVQADWENREFISHISLNVRRLFDFLVQFEATTKSKLASLNEKLDLLEHRLELLEVQVGTASANPALFNT, via the exons ATGGCGAGAGCGGGAGGCATAACGAACGCGGTGAACGTGGGCATCGCGGTGCAAGCCGACTGGGAGAACCGTGAGTTCATCTCCCACATCTCCCTCAACGTCCGCCGCCTCTTCGATTTCCTCGTCCAATTCG AGGCCACCACCAAGAGTAAGTTGGCATCGTTGAATGAGAAGCTCGATCTCTTGGAGCATCGTCTTGAGCTGCTCGAAGTCCAAGTGGGTACTGCATCGGCGAATCCAGCCCTTTTTAACACTTGA
- the LOC104418364 gene encoding LOW QUALITY PROTEIN: nodulation receptor kinase (The sequence of the model RefSeq protein was modified relative to this genomic sequence to represent the inferred CDS: inserted 1 base in 1 codon) produces MMERLGTWGLRLVNLAAFCFLILVQSSSAQDGFVSLSCCAQQNSTTDTNGIVWTTDDLYFPDRQTCHEISRPVENSEGNSIRTFDIGDPGKVCYSLTTKLDQDYLVRGNFSYGDSLAPSSFDILIGVTPIAQVSSASSSGNESAVEGIFRARNDHVDFCLLKTEGDPYISQLELRPLDSDSDYYLNGDSGIVLKLIKRVNLGSTGEDIRYPDDPSDRIWKSEAGAIGEIIHGTTNFNTTRVPIKVLQTAMASSDRLVLLSSGLETQQYNYTIFLYFLELNSSARAGERVFDIYVNSEKTWDGFDIQGKGSTYREVALNVTARGSLNLTLVKVSNESVVFGPICNAYEILQVYSWSQESAQGDVDVMMNVKTELWRSNSESKVLSTWWGDPCLPIPWQGLVCDNISGSSVVTKIHLSWKHLSGLIPPSITTLVHLNEVNLSYNLFTGQIPSFLASSSLRSLDVRGNDLTAPIPESLFSQPNLTTLYFGCNPHLIKASPASLNDLKLTTDYGICTGVESSKSKRELVIVAAAIGSVLIIALGILIFCLYRRKFAFKRYDMKGYIIKKNAVSSIPSKEDLVLKSICIQTFTLQCIEAATQKYKTLIGEGGFGSVFRGTLYDGQEVAVKVRSATSTQGTREFENELNLLSAIRHENLVPLLGFCCENDQQILVYPFMSNGSLQDRLYGEASKRKILDWPTRLSIALGAARGLTHLHTFAGRCVIHRDVKSSNILLDQSMNAKVADFGFSKYAPQEGDSGASLEVXGTAGYLDPEYYSTQHLSAKSDVFSFGVVLLEIVSGREPLNIHRPRNEWSLVEWAKPYIREQKIEEIVDPNLKGMYHAEAMWRVVEVALACIENYSDYRPSMANIVRELEDALIIENNASEYMKSIDSFGGSNRFSIIIEKKAVLFPTQEQAAEVSPLSSQPLAPPEPR; encoded by the exons ATGATGGAGAGGTTGGGCACTTGGGGCCTGCGGTTGGTCAATCTTGCTGCCTTCTGCTTTCTCATACTTGTTCAATCAAGTTCTGCCCAAGACG GTTTTGTGAGCTTAAGCTGCTGTGCGCAACAAAACTCGACGACGGACACGAACGGGATCGTTTGGACGACTGACGACCTTTACTTCCCAGACAGGCAAACATGCCACGAAATATCTAGGCCGGTGGAGAACAGCGAGGGCAATTCTATCCGGACCTTCGACATAGGAGACCCGGGGAAGGTTTGCTACAGCTTAACGACCAAGCTTGATCAGGACTACCTTGTAAGGGGCAATTTTTCCTATGGAGACTCGTTGGCGCCGTCTTCGTTCGATATCTTGATCGGGGTCACCCCGATTGCTCAGGTGAGCTCGGCATCGAGCTCAGGGAACGAGTCAGCGGTGGAGGGAATTTTCCGGGCACGGAATGACCATGTGGACTTTTGCTTGTTGAAAACGGAAGGTGATCCATACATTTCACAGCTTGAGCTGAGGCCTTTGGACAGTGATTCAGATTATTACTTGAATGGAGATTCAGGTATCGTCCTGAAGTTGATAAAGAGGGTGAACCTGGGGAGTACTGGAGAAGACATCAG GTACCCCGATGATCCAAGTGACAGAATCTGGAAATCAGAAGCAGGAGCGATTGGTGAAATCATCCATGGCACCACAAATTTCAACACCACAAGAGTACCCATCAAAGTCCTTCAGACAGCAATGGCCAGTTCAGACCGATTGGTTCTTCTGAGCAGTGGCCTTGAAACACAACAATACAACTACACAATCTTCCTCTACTTTCTGGAGCTCAACAGCAGCGCTCGGGCTGGGGAAAGAGTGTTCGACATATACGTCAACAGTGAGAAGACATGGGATGGGTTTGACATACAGGGTAAAGGGTCTACCTACCGTGAAGTTGCCCTGAATGTGACGGCAAGGGGGTCTTTAAACTTGACACTGGTTAAGGTCTCCAATGAGTCTGTCGTATTCGGACCCATTTGCAATGCCTATGAGATACTGCAAGTGTACTCATGGTCCCAAGAAAGTGCGCAAGGAGATG TGGATGTGATGATGAATGTGAAAACGGAGCTTTGGCGGAGTAATAGTGAGAGTAAGGTTTTGTCGACTTGGTGGGGTGACCCATGCCTTCCGATTCCATGGCAAGGCCTGGTTTGTGACAACATTAGCGGCTCCTCGGTTGTGACCAAGAT ACATCTTTCTTGGAAACATCTTAGCGGCTTGATTCCTCCCAGCATTACCACGCTAGTGCACTTGAATGAAGT GAATCTTAGCTACAATCTTTTTACTGGCCAAATTCCATCATTTCTAGCATCCTCCTCGTTGAGATCACT AGACGTACGTGGAAATGACCTCACGGCTCCGATTCCAGAATCCCTCTTTTCGCAGCCAAATTTGACAACATT ATATTTCGGCTGCAATCCACATTTAATCAAAGCTTCTCCAGCTAGCCTCAACGACTTGAAACTGACCACAGA TTATGGAATATGCACAGGCGTGGAATCATCTAAATCCAAAAGGGAACTTGTCATCGTTGCAGCTGCAATTGGATCTGTCCTTATTATAGCTTTGGGGATCCTTATCTTTTGCCTTTACAGACGAAAGTTTGCATTCAAGAGATATGATATGAAGGGAtacataataaagaaaa ATGCTGTGTCCTCAATACCCAGCAAAGAGGATTTGGTGTTGAAATCCATATGCATTCAGACATTTACTTTGCAGTGCATAGAGGCCGCTACCCAGAAATATAAGACTCTTATAGGTGAAGGGGGCTTTGGATCTGTGTTCCGTGGTACTCTGTATGATGGTCAAGAAGTTGCAGTAAAGGTTAGATCGGCCACCTCAACTCAAGGAACTCGCGAGTTTGAGAATGAG CTAAACCTTCTTTCGGCGATTAGACATGAAAATTTGGTCCCTCTGCTCGGTTTTTGTTGCGAGAATGACCAGCAAATCCTCGTCTATCCTTTCATGTCCAATGGCTCTCTGCAAGATCGCCTTTACG GTGAGGCCTCAAAGAGAAAGATCTTGGATTGGCCAACCCGACTTTCTATTGCTCTTGGAGCTGCAAGGG GTTTGACGCATCTCCACACTTTCGCCGGGCGTTGCGTCATCCACAGGGATGTCAAATCGAGCAATATACTCCTGGATCAAAGCATGAATGCCAAGGTTGCAGATTTTGGCTTCTCCAAGTATGCACCGCAAGAAGGGGATAGCGGTGCTTCTCTTGAAG AGGGGACTGCGGGGTACCTAGATCCAGA GTACTATTCAACCCAGCATTTATCAGCAAAAAGTGATGTCTTCAGCTTTGGTGTGGTTCTACTCGAAATCGTAAGTGGTCGAGAGCCTCTAAACATACACAGGCCGCGCAACGAATGGAGCTTGGTTGAATGG GCCAAACCTTACATAAGGGAACAAAAGATTGAGGAAATTGTGGATCCAAACTTAAAGGGAATGTACCATGCAGAGGCAATGTGGCGGGTGGTGGAAGTGGCGCTGGCCTGCATTGAGAACTACTCGGATTACAGGCCGAGCATGGCCAACATTGTGCGAGAGCTTGAGGATGCTCTGATCATAGAGAACAATGCCTCCGAATACATGAAGTCCATCGACAGCTTCGGCGGATCCAACCGATTCTCAATCATCATAGAGAAAAAGGCTGTTCTCTTCCCCACCCAGGAGCAAGCGGCAGAAGTGTCGCCTCTTAGTTCACAACCCTTGGCTCCTCCAGAACCTAGATAG